GTCCCTGACCCATTGATGGTCCAGCGTCGCATTGTAGTGATGGAGCATCGCGATGAGGTGCAGCGGGGTGTCGTCGTTGATATTAAGGTCGTACGCGGTCTTGAACCCATTCACGCCGCGGACGTACTCGATCATGAGCCCGGATTCGTCAACGGAATCGTTGAAAACCTCGAGCGCGTCGCGGCTGAATTGCGGCATGAAATAGTCGAAGCCGTGAACGAACCACGACGTATCGCGAGAAACCAAGATGTCCGAGGGCGGAGAGTTCGTCGAGCCCCATCCTTGTGGATACTCCTTGACGATTCGCAGCATATTGGCTTTGGCCCACACCACCCCGCGGCTCACGAGCGGGGACGGCGTCATGAAACGAGCGTCGGCTAGACGTTCGCTGTAAAACCTCTGCGTGTCGTGCAGGGCGCGAGTGTCGGCCAGGAGGGCCTCTAGTACCGGTTTGCTTTTTTCGGTGCCGTCCTTATGAAAGACGACGGCCAAGCGTAGCGATTGCCGCGCACCCGCTTCAATGCGGATGTGATATTCGAAGGCGCCGAAGATGCGCTTAGCGCGCAGGTCCTCAGCTCGATCCGCTGCCCGCGCAAACGCCCCCATGGCATCTTCTTCGCCCGATATCAAGCCGCCGCGACGCATATTCTCCAGTAGCACGGTTTCGCGCAACGAGAGTTCGGCCGCGACGGGCTGGCGCGAACCGCCCCACCACCGCTCGCCTCCGGTCTCCGTGTTACGCGAGACGATGAAGTCACCGCTCGACCACGCCTGCATCTCGTTCTCGGATTCGCCGTAAAAGCGTTGGCCCACCAGAAGCGCCCACGGGAACGCAGCAACTTCAACCGCGTCGCTGCCCGGGTTGTAGAACGTGATGTCGACGACGAAGGAGACGGTTCGGTCGAACTTGGGGCCGAACGGCACGTAAAATGCCTCGGTAACGTGCAAGCGATTATCGAGCGTAAATTCCGAAATTTGCGCGTACGGAAGAAACGTGAATTCGCGTACGATTTGATGCGGAAACAGCGTTTGGCTTGAGTCGCGCAATCGATACGCTAATTGGTGCGTCCCGAAGATGATGCGGTCGGAATCGGCATCCCAGAGACCGCGCACGCCGCCTTTTGCCGTCGATTGAGCGTACGACTTGTAATTGCCCAAGAGCATGCCGTAAGGCGTCTGCGACTCGGGAAGGACGTAAGCGCAAAATTCATTTCGCTGCGCGTCGTAGCTCGGCGTCATTATCTGAATGCTCTACGCCCTTCGACGGGGCGCCCCTCTAGCAGCCCGAGCGCTTGCCAATTTTGCAGAAAGGTTCATGCTCGGTAAAGGCACAACGAACCACGGGTGCCATTCGTCATCGACGCCCCCGCAAAAATCAACCTCACGCTCGAAATTCTCTCCCGCCGCAAGGACGGCTACCACACGCTTCGTTCGCTGATGGTGCCGATCGCATTCGGCGATACGCTGCGCGTCGAACCGAGCGAACGGTTTGCTTTTTCGTGCGACGACGCGGCGCTGGCGAGCGAAGAGAATCTGGCGGCGCGCGCCGTTCGCGCGCTCGCCCTTTCGCAGCCCCACGCCGTGCATCTCGCCAAACGCACCCCCACTCAGGCCGGCCTCGGCGGCGGATCGAGCGACGCGGCGGCCGTTCTGCGAGCGGCGATGGACGGCGCGTTCGGTATGCTGGGCGACCGGGATTATCTGGCGATCGCACGCACGCTCGGTTCCGACGTGCCGTTTTTCCTCTGCGGAAGCGGGGCTCTGGTCGAAGGCACGGGCGAACGCGTCACCGCCGTCGGCGCGCTTCCCGATTGGCATCTGCTGATCGTCAAGCCGCCCGTTGCGGTCTCTACCCGCGATGCGTACGCTCGGCTGGATGAGACCTCGCGCCCCACGCGGCCGCGGGCCGGCTCGGCGAGTCTTCGCGCGCTTGAGGCGCTCCAGCGCGGCGACTTCGACGCGCTCGAAGCCCTCCTGACGAACGATTTTCACGATCCGATCGCAAGTGCCACGCCCGAGGTCGCTCTCACCGTCGAAGCGTTGCTCGCTGCGGGGGCAACCAACGCCCTCCTCTGCGGCTCCGGTTCGGCCGTCTTTAGCCTGGCGCCCGAGGCCTCCGCCATCGCCGCGCTCGCAGATCGGCTCGTCGTGCCTGAAGGCTACCGGCAATACCGGACCCGGTTCGCGCCCACGCCCGGATGGAGGCCGGCATGACCACCGCGGTCGTGCTGGCCGGCGGCCCGGAAGACGCGTTAGCCGCATCGCAGCCGGGGGCCGCAAATAAGGCGTTCGTCACCGTAGGCGGCATCGCGCTGGTCGAGCGCACGCTGGCGGCACTGCGCGCCTCGCCGTCGATCGGCCGCATCGTCGTCGTCGCCCCGGAACGAACCCACGCTCACCCAGCCCTAGCAATGGCCGACGACTTTCGCACCGACGGCAAACACATTCGCGAGAGCCTGCGCAGCGGGCTGGCGGGGTTGGAGCCCGAGGCAATCGTTCTGGTAAGCACTTCGGATCTGCCGATCCTCTCCGTCTCGGCCGTCGAAGATTTCGTCGAGCGCGCGCGCGCGGCGGACGGCGACGTCGGATACGGATGCGTCGAGCGTCGCACCCACGAAGCGCGGTTTCCTCAAATTCCCCATACCTGGGCGCGTTTTCGCAACGGCACCTACTGCGGCGCGGGGCTCGTCGCGATCAAGCCGCGCACCCTGCCGCACCTCGAACGTTTTATCGAGCGCTTGGGCGCCGCCCGAAAGAATCCGCTGGCTTTGGCGGGCCTGTTCGGATGGGATGTCTTGCTGCGGTACGCTACCGGTCGTTTGACGGTCGAGCAAGCCGAGGAGCGGGCCTCGATACTGCTCGGGGCCCCCGCGCGAGCGATCGTCTCGCCGTTTGCGGAGTGCGCCGTCAACGTCGATCGCGTCTCAGATATCGAACTCGCGCGGCAGCTCGTTCAACGCGCGTAAGGTTCTTTATTTCTCCGGCGAGCGCCAGCGCTTGAAGAGTTCGTTCGCGATGCCGAACTGGTCGAGCGCTTTCCCAACCGTGTGCGCGATAATATCGTCGACGCTGGTGGGGTTTGCGTACATCGCGGGAATGGGCGGCAGAATCGTCGCACCGATTTCCGCGAGTTGAGCGAGCGTGCGCAGGTGGCCCAGGTGCAACGGCGTTTCGCGAACGATCAGCACCACGCGCCGCCGCTCCTTCAGGCACACATCCGCCGCCCGTACGAGCAAGTTCGAATTCATCGAATATGCTATCGCGCTGGCCGACTTCATCGAGCACGGGATCACCAACATGCCGTCGGTGATGAACGAGCCGCTGGAGATCGCTGCCGCAAGATCGTCGTCGCGATGCACGACGTCGGCAAGCGCCTCGAAATCCTCGGGAACCATATCGGTCTCAAGCGCGATCGTGCGCTTCGACGCGGAACTCAGCACCAGATGCGTCTCGACGCCTCCGATCGCTCGTAATGCTTGGAGCGCCATGTAGCCGTAGGCACTCCCGCTCGCTCCACTAATACCGACGATAATGCGACGCATTCGGCTGCGGTTACACGCACGATGCAGGGGCGCCTGGTGCGACCACTAACATCCATCAGCCGTGCCCATATCCGTCCAGGCTCGCGCCTTCGTCGACGACGTCCTCGCCTGGCTCAGCCATTCCGACGACGCTCGCCTCATGCGCGCGATCCGCTCGCCTTACTCCGCCATTCCACACGATGCCGCCGCCGCATACGCCGCGCTGGCGCCGCGCATCGGGCCGCTGTTCGATGCCCTTGCGGGCGGGCGGCTCGCCCTGCCGGTCGCCGAGCGCGACGCGGTTTTGACGTTTGTGGAACGCTTGCGCGCGTTATCTCACAACGCGCCGGAGGGCGACGTGGCGACGTTGCGCGATGCGGTCGTTACAGCTTTCGCACTCGAGGAGGACCCTTCGGCCCAGCCGCAAGCGGAGTCCGAGCTGCGCCTTTCCCTACAAGAGTCGCAATCGGCCGATCCGCGCGCGGGCATTCGCGCGCGGCAACAACACTTCAGCGCCTCCGCTCTCAACGCGTTTGCGGAGTGCCCGCGCAAGTGGTACTACCGTTACGTCTGCGCCGCGGTCGAAGACCCGGGATCGTCCGCATCGTTCTACGGCACCGCTTTCCACCTGGCCCTCGAGCATTTTCACGAAGAGTTCGCGCGCCCGGGCGATGCGGACGAGGCGCTGATGCGAGAGCGCATCGTCGCGTACGTCGATCGCGCATTCGAGCAACACCGCGACGATTTCGATAGCGCGATCGAGGTCGAGCTGCAATTGCGCCGAGCGCAGCGCACGGCTCAACGGTACGTCGACTGGCTCGTCGCGCAGAGCCGCCGCGCGCCGTTCACCGTCATCGGGCGAGAGTTGCCGGCTAATCTCGATCTCGGCGGCCATGCATTCGTCGGTTTCATCGATCGTCTCGATCGCGACGATGGGACCGGTAACGTGAGCGTCATCGATTACAAGACCGGCGCCATCGCCGCGACCGCCGGCGAATATCTCGACAAGGTGCGTGCGTTCAAAGATTTTCAATTGCCGTTTTACTATTGGGCGCGCACCGAGCAAGGCGATCGCGTAACGCGTCTCGCACTTCTTCCGCTAAAAGACGCGATGCTCGACGTCGAGCCGGTCGTCCTCGAGGTCGTGCCGGTTCCTACCGCGCAAGCGCGCCGTAGCGAAGCCACGGTCGGGACGATCGGCATCGACGTGCTCGAACGCGCGCGAACGCGGATGATCGAGATTTGCACGGAACTCACCAGCGGCTCGATCGAATCGTTCGCGGTTACGACGGATCCTTCGGCCTGCACGTATTGCGCGTATAAACTCGCTTGCTCGCAACGCCCCCACGCGGAACGAGAGAAATTCGGACGATGACGGATCGCGAACTCACTGCCGAACAACGGGCCGCCGTCGACGCGTCGTTCGAAGGTTGCATCGCCGTGATCGGTGCACCGGGGACGGGCAAGAGTAGGGTGCTCGACGCGCGCCTGGACCGCGCGCAAGCGCTCTTTCCGCGGGCGCAGCCGTTGGCGGGCGACGCGTCTCGCGCGGCCGGCACCCTGGCGTGGTCCGTCCTGCGCGCGGCAAACGTTGCGTCGCAGCCGATCGACGACATCGATGCGGCTGGTGTGTTCGAAGCTGCGGCGATGCCGCTTTTGGCTTTAGAATGGGACGAATTCACGCGGCTGGAGATCGACCCGGAGGTGCCCGGCCTTCGCTCTCCCGCGCGCTTTCTCGATTCGGCCTTTCGTCTGTTCGGCAAGCTGCGCAATGCGGGGATCACTCCCGCGTCATTCCTCGAGGACTCGCTCGCCGCTGCGACGGCATTCTATGCGAAGCCACCGAACTTCGCGCACCCCGAACTGCTCCATGCCACCAAAGATGCCTACCGCAATTCGCTCGACGTCAGCGACAAAGAATTGGCGCGGCAGCATCGCCGCGAGATCGATCTATCGAAAATTCTCGCCAAACTCTACGGGACGTACGTCGATCGCTTGACCGAAAACGGCCTCCTTACGCCGACCGAAGCCGTGGCGCGCGCGCTGACGCTCGTGGAGAGCGATCCCGCGCTCGGAACGACCCTGCGCGCGCAGATCGGCTTCGCGTGTTTAGACGACGCTCAGGAACTAGGCGCAAACGATCTCGCGCTCCTGCGCGCAGTATTCGGAAAGGAACTGGCCGGCGTCACCTTCGCCGGCGACGCGTCCTCGACGTTAGGCTCGTTTCGCGGAGCCCGGCCCGAAGCGACGTTCGCGAGTGCCGCGCAGACGTTTATCCTGAGCGCGCAAGTACGCTCGCCGCTCGCACTGGAACTTGCAGCGCGTCAGCTGGGCGCCTCGCACGAAAAGCCGGATGCGCGCGAAGTGCAGCCGGCATTGCACGTGCATCGCGCAAAATCGCCGCAACACGAAGCCGTAACGATTGCAGAGTGGGTCAAGGCCCGGCTGGCCGAAGGCTCGCCTGCCAACCGCATCG
The Candidatus Dormiibacterota bacterium DNA segment above includes these coding regions:
- a CDS encoding NTP transferase domain-containing protein, with protein sequence MTTAVVLAGGPEDALAASQPGAANKAFVTVGGIALVERTLAALRASPSIGRIVVVAPERTHAHPALAMADDFRTDGKHIRESLRSGLAGLEPEAIVLVSTSDLPILSVSAVEDFVERARAADGDVGYGCVERRTHEARFPQIPHTWARFRNGTYCGAGLVAIKPRTLPHLERFIERLGAARKNPLALAGLFGWDVLLRYATGRLTVEQAEERASILLGAPARAIVSPFAECAVNVDRVSDIELARQLVQRA
- a CDS encoding UbiX family flavin prenyltransferase; translation: MRRIIVGISGASGSAYGYMALQALRAIGGVETHLVLSSASKRTIALETDMVPEDFEALADVVHRDDDLAAAISSGSFITDGMLVIPCSMKSASAIAYSMNSNLLVRAADVCLKERRRVVLIVRETPLHLGHLRTLAQLAEIGATILPPIPAMYANPTSVDDIIAHTVGKALDQFGIANELFKRWRSPEK
- the ispE gene encoding 4-(cytidine 5'-diphospho)-2-C-methyl-D-erythritol kinase; amino-acid sequence: MPFVIDAPAKINLTLEILSRRKDGYHTLRSLMVPIAFGDTLRVEPSERFAFSCDDAALASEENLAARAVRALALSQPHAVHLAKRTPTQAGLGGGSSDAAAVLRAAMDGAFGMLGDRDYLAIARTLGSDVPFFLCGSGALVEGTGERVTAVGALPDWHLLIVKPPVAVSTRDAYARLDETSRPTRPRAGSASLRALEALQRGDFDALEALLTNDFHDPIASATPEVALTVEALLAAGATNALLCGSGSAVFSLAPEASAIAALADRLVVPEGYRQYRTRFAPTPGWRPA
- a CDS encoding 3'-5' exonuclease yields the protein MTDRELTAEQRAAVDASFEGCIAVIGAPGTGKSRVLDARLDRAQALFPRAQPLAGDASRAAGTLAWSVLRAANVASQPIDDIDAAGVFEAAAMPLLALEWDEFTRLEIDPEVPGLRSPARFLDSAFRLFGKLRNAGITPASFLEDSLAAATAFYAKPPNFAHPELLHATKDAYRNSLDVSDKELARQHRREIDLSKILAKLYGTYVDRLTENGLLTPTEAVARALTLVESDPALGTTLRAQIGFACLDDAQELGANDLALLRAVFGKELAGVTFAGDASSTLGSFRGARPEATFASAAQTFILSAQVRSPLALELAARQLGASHEKPDAREVQPALHVHRAKSPQHEAVTIAEWVKARLAEGSPANRIALLFRSVCDVHAYESALLDREIPTQIGGDFNVFTDPRALDALALLWNVWDPFRHDWMLRTLSNPLMALSDSTLALLCSEPSDTQTTLFLSEAGAAPLVRPNRWDPKRHVRLGWNVTRGDQDAALNETARARVQHFRELRNQWIAALGTQPLDRWIERVWNDGLARAGAPGIARALAQEHVLASLYTRLRALLAVMPAATLGDLLESVALRAESTLETSDTNDDERFVRILGIDAARGLEFDHVVIADARAGSFPRWYVPDTFLFSPKYGIVPKDNVGDATAARTAKFTYYMHRSKARDHYNAQER
- a CDS encoding PD-(D/E)XK nuclease family protein, producing MPISVQARAFVDDVLAWLSHSDDARLMRAIRSPYSAIPHDAAAAYAALAPRIGPLFDALAGGRLALPVAERDAVLTFVERLRALSHNAPEGDVATLRDAVVTAFALEEDPSAQPQAESELRLSLQESQSADPRAGIRARQQHFSASALNAFAECPRKWYYRYVCAAVEDPGSSASFYGTAFHLALEHFHEEFARPGDADEALMRERIVAYVDRAFEQHRDDFDSAIEVELQLRRAQRTAQRYVDWLVAQSRRAPFTVIGRELPANLDLGGHAFVGFIDRLDRDDGTGNVSVIDYKTGAIAATAGEYLDKVRAFKDFQLPFYYWARTEQGDRVTRLALLPLKDAMLDVEPVVLEVVPVPTAQARRSEATVGTIGIDVLERARTRMIEICTELTSGSIESFAVTTDPSACTYCAYKLACSQRPHAEREKFGR